The DNA sequence CCGACCCGCGGTTGCTGTCACATTCGGAGGCCGAGAAGCGCGCCCACGGCTCCGGGGACTGCGCAGCTGGTTCGCGCCCAACCCTCATGAGCAGGTGTCGGTCATGTTCGATGATTCCCCCGGACCCGATCGCATTGATCGCCTGCTGATTTCCGTCCCCGAGACTCCTCTGCCTGCTCGGCAGCTCGCACGCGGCACCATGGTTCCGGAGGCAGCGATCCCCCCGGCCCATCGCTCTGCGGTGTTGATGGATTTCTCCCCGGTTGCCGGATTCGATGAGCCCGGCCCAATCACATTCAGCTACCGGGTCCCCCTCGGTGATGGCACCTGGTTGATCGAGGAAACCATCCTGGCCACCACCGGGAGCCCCTCGGAACTACTCCCCCATCTGAAACGCAAGAATCTGGCGAGGATGGAACAGCTCGGTATCGCACATGACAGAGCCACCGGCACTGAGGTGGTTAATTTCGCCCTCGGCCCCTACAGCCTGCCTGCCAACCGTCCCCGCACCCGCCTGGGTCTGGCACTCAGTAGTATCCCCTGCGGTAAGAGATCCTCGCTTGACCTGCGTTTTCTTTTAGGCCCCTGGGGTGGTCGGGGTATGGCCGGCGAGGTGTCCATCGGGAGTGCCGGTGGATGGATGCACCCCGCAACCGGATACAGCGTCGGGGAAGTGCTGGCAGGTACTGACCGGATGCTGGACCGCGTATTCTCCGGTGCGTTGCCGACCTCTAAAGGGTGGCGGGTCAACCATCACCTGAGGCGTATGGGCCTCAATGTTCTACTCCGCCTGTCCCCTACCCAGTTCACAGAGTTCTTTTCCATCGTGCTGTCACTGCCGGAGAAGGACCTCCTGGCCTACCTGACCGGAACTGATCCGAAGAAGACCGCCCGCGTCATGATGAAAATTATTCTCCGAGAGTTCGCGAGTAGCCCGTCCACGGCTGCAACGGTGCTGAAACTCGCTGCAACAACATCCCTCAAAGGATAAAACCGTTGTCCGCAATGAAGATCATTGCGGACAACGGTTATCTCGTTGATACCTGGGTGCTTAGACAGCGAACCCGAGGGCCTGCAGCTGTGCGCGCCCTTCTTCGGTGATCATGTGTGGGCCCCATGGTGGCATCCATACCCAGTTCAGGGACATCTTCTCAACCAGTCCGTTACCAACGGTGGCCTGCAGAACCTGATCTTCAATGACATCAGTCAGCGGGCAGGCTGGTGAGGTGAGGGTCATATCGATATGAGCCTCATTGCCATTGATGATGTAGATGTCATAGACAAGGCCCAGATCAACCACGTTGATACCCAGCTCAGGGTCGATGACATCGCGCATGT is a window from the Corynebacterium faecale genome containing:
- a CDS encoding lycopene cyclase family protein, which translates into the protein MKELYDVAVLGLGPSGAVAAHRAAQRGLTVLGIDNKGVNAPSTVGLWAFQLPDWFPAEAVASRFTPSMITQKGRQQMEADYVILKTGWEQHLDGFDIVREKARPAVAVTFGGREARPRLRGLRSWFAPNPHEQVSVMFDDSPGPDRIDRLLISVPETPLPARQLARGTMVPEAAIPPAHRSAVLMDFSPVAGFDEPGPITFSYRVPLGDGTWLIEETILATTGSPSELLPHLKRKNLARMEQLGIAHDRATGTEVVNFALGPYSLPANRPRTRLGLALSSIPCGKRSSLDLRFLLGPWGGRGMAGEVSIGSAGGWMHPATGYSVGEVLAGTDRMLDRVFSGALPTSKGWRVNHHLRRMGLNVLLRLSPTQFTEFFSIVLSLPEKDLLAYLTGTDPKKTARVMMKIILREFASSPSTAATVLKLAATTSLKG
- a CDS encoding metal-sulfur cluster assembly factor; translated protein: MTEPNTDNTDSTEEQQSTATFQSPEAQRPEQSEADLAKASDVEEYMRDVIDPELGINVVDLGLVYDIYIINGNEAHIDMTLTSPACPLTDVIEDQVLQATVGNGLVEKMSLNWVWMPPWGPHMITEEGRAQLQALGFAV